In one window of Zingiber officinale cultivar Zhangliang chromosome 11A, Zo_v1.1, whole genome shotgun sequence DNA:
- the LOC122032814 gene encoding uncharacterized protein LOC122032814: MWRAKATERLKLRAAEIEAAKNREVTEWGLASAGPTTGEGEGTQIVPEALAASASISEAAGDIEPSTQVGVEGRSADEAPLAARKRGRPERISQPTPSDEQRSERGEEAPVISGTVSIESTPTPLGSPIATSEVLPASPPQTMRLLRRLGERPSSTGEPSGKAAAPQGDPSGPRLIKTVLRLPSEEYLAAADWPSNWVEQIAISNRLAELEDELKKLKAVGESRQSTTALEKAKKLLEAERGKSSDLSSEVARLEALVKQRDKEIKTATTRKRKAIDDMDMMKVENQGLEQRVKDMDVSLTAEREGRSADQAKAEGALKDLQAALDASKAILKEYQDGEPDRSAEARKAFVRSDEFGEKFSDKLSLTFEEAIKVAVDYLKTKGHIPAELSIPSEDLAVMMGSILDSLFNFDDSE; encoded by the exons atgtggcgcgccaaggctaccgaACGGCTGAAACTAAGAGCcgctgagatcgaggcggccaagaATAGGGAGGTCACCGAGTGGGGCTTGGCCTCAGCTGGTCCGACCACCGGagagggtgaggggactcagattgTCCCTGAAGCCTTAGCTGCTTCTGCCTCTATCAGCGAGGCTGCGGGCGATATAGAGCCCTCTACTCAAGTCGGGGtagagggccgctcggccgacgaaGCCCCCCTAGCAGCTCGGAAGCGCGGGCGGCCAGAGCGAATCTCTCAGCCGACCCCATCTGATGAACAACGTTCTGAGCGGGGTGAGGAAGCTCCGGTGATCTCCGGGACGGTCTCCATAGAGAGTACCCCCACGCCGCTCGGCTCTCCAATCGCTACCTCCGAGGTGCTGCCCGCCAGTCCTCCCCAAACCATGCGTCTCCTTAGACGATTGGGCGAACGTCCTTCCTCCACCGGCGAGCCATCTGGTAAAGCAGCTGCGCCCCagggtgatccgagcggcccgagGTTGATaaaaaccgtcctgcgcctcccgTCGGAAGAATACTTAGCAGCTGCTGATTGGCCATCG aactgggtggagcagattgccatcagcAACCGCCTAGCCGAGCTAGAGGACGAGTTGAAAAAGCTCAAAGCCGTGGGAGAAAGCAGACAATCAacgaccgctctggagaaggccaaaaagctACTGGAGGCCGAACGGGGTAAGTCCTCCGACCTGTCGAGCGAAGTGGCTCGACTCGAGGCTTTagtcaagcagcgggacaaggaaataaagaccgcgaccacccggaagcgcaAAGCCATTGACgacatggatatgatgaaggtagagaaccaGGGGCTAGAGCAGCGAGTGAAGGACATGGACGTCTCATTGACTGCCGaacgggagggccgctcggccgaccagGCTAAAGCGGAGGGGGCTCTGAAAGATCTTCAAGCTGCCCTTGACGCTTCTAAAGCTAttcttaaagaatatcaagacggGGAGCCCGATCGGTCGGCGGAGGCGCGCAAagctttcgtccgctcggatgaatttggTGAAAAGTTCAGTGACAAGTTgtccttaacttttgaagaggcgatcaaggtgGCGGTAGActatctgaagaccaagggccacataCCAGCCGAGCTGTCGATCCCCTCCGAAGATCTGGCggtcatgatgggctccatcctcgattctctttttaattttgatgataGTGAATGA